In the Geobacter sp. FeAm09 genome, one interval contains:
- a CDS encoding tetratricopeptide repeat protein yields the protein MSGFNAYQQKNYPAAIKRMNEVLQKYPDSPLRDMAIFWLSRSYYKNGNLQDAARYMSRFAKEYPDNPLRATVEDELLALTARYDKGETIPAGEAPVKQVQAPKVKPEAAPAEKERQAAEKTEREQQGKEQAAKAELARQQAEKERLARLKADEERQAAEKTEQEQLAKEQAAKADLAKQQAEQERLAKLKAEQERMVAEKAEQERLAKEQAAREQLARQQAEKERLAKQQADQERQAAEKVEQERLAKEQAAKAELAKQQAEKERLARLKAEQERLTAERAEQERLAKEQTAREQLAKQQAGMERLAKQKADQERMAIEKAEEEKLAQEKSVQARAVQEKQAAEQAEIMRLAREKAEQKRQAVQKAEEERTSAEQAARQRQAAVQAERELLAAKKAGEERAAAEAARTGQQAAARAEEQRQAQNRQAEERARAEKALLREKAIAQYKSIIETYPGSSAAVTAAAKLKGLGVAVALPPQAAAVERQENAQVLKFEVGQYVGFEFNLLAQPKAYEVAHRTSIPFEVINRGNGSDSFALESAFPAEFKAEFAAAGAPEKNIRETPKLAPGEVFRGAVSFEIPAASIDGLKITHPVKAASTLMAEASQSREIAMTASAPLLRAVLKADKTHLLPGGQVAYRIVVLNIGTMAAKDVTLNLNYPPQLEPLDYSATGFKQGMKSVMITDGLQIKSGESREFSVAFRLKDDSLAGQELITRAELVNNPLQTTAVFVSNLASVDPQHGVKVRTASERLVVIPGQTTTIPFVVANTGNVGEKYRIASNLKSAPDMVIYHDINRDGIRQANEPAITEIGPLAPKEEAAIIVEIKTPRSIGDGTEDNVQLTFTPEGDAARPAVASAHLFYSRPVLKLAIAARDGRLKPGEVASFDLVITNGGSNLARIVELQSAWPEQLELVGADPANSSVANGNILWKFKELGAGEKKAIKVSFRVKHGIGVGTNIQVKNIMTYEDQLGNRY from the coding sequence ATGTCTGGCTTCAACGCCTACCAGCAGAAAAACTATCCCGCCGCCATCAAAAGGATGAACGAGGTGCTGCAGAAGTACCCCGACTCCCCCCTGCGCGACATGGCCATCTTCTGGCTCTCCCGCTCCTACTACAAGAACGGCAATCTTCAGGATGCCGCCCGCTACATGTCCCGGTTCGCCAAAGAGTACCCCGATAATCCCCTGAGGGCGACCGTGGAGGACGAACTCCTCGCCTTGACGGCGCGCTATGACAAAGGGGAAACGATACCGGCCGGCGAGGCGCCCGTGAAACAGGTGCAGGCGCCGAAGGTGAAACCGGAAGCCGCCCCGGCTGAAAAGGAGCGCCAGGCCGCCGAGAAGACGGAGCGGGAACAGCAGGGGAAAGAGCAAGCGGCCAAGGCCGAGCTTGCCAGGCAGCAGGCCGAGAAGGAACGCCTTGCCAGGCTGAAGGCCGATGAGGAGCGCCAGGCCGCCGAGAAGACGGAGCAGGAGCAACTGGCGAAAGAACAAGCGGCCAAGGCCGACCTTGCCAAGCAGCAGGCCGAACAGGAACGCCTTGCCAAGCTGAAGGCCGAGCAGGAGCGCATGGTCGCCGAAAAGGCCGAACAGGAGCGTTTGGCCAAGGAACAGGCGGCCAGGGAGCAACTCGCCCGGCAGCAAGCGGAAAAGGAACGTCTCGCCAAGCAGCAGGCCGATCAGGAACGCCAGGCTGCCGAGAAGGTGGAGCAGGAACGGCTGGCCAAGGAACAGGCTGCCAAGGCCGAGCTTGCCAAACAGCAGGCTGAAAAGGAACGCCTCGCCAGGCTGAAGGCCGAACAGGAGCGCCTGACCGCCGAGAGGGCCGAGCAGGAACGTTTGGCCAAGGAGCAGACTGCCAGGGAACAGCTCGCCAAGCAGCAGGCCGGAATGGAACGCCTTGCCAAGCAGAAGGCCGACCAGGAACGCATGGCGATCGAAAAGGCCGAAGAGGAAAAGCTGGCGCAGGAAAAGAGTGTTCAGGCCCGGGCCGTTCAGGAAAAACAGGCCGCCGAACAGGCTGAAATAATGCGCCTTGCCCGGGAAAAGGCAGAACAGAAGCGCCAGGCGGTCCAGAAGGCGGAGGAAGAGCGCACGAGCGCCGAACAGGCCGCCCGGCAGCGTCAGGCTGCGGTACAGGCCGAACGCGAACTGCTGGCGGCGAAGAAGGCGGGGGAAGAACGGGCTGCCGCCGAGGCCGCCCGAACCGGACAGCAGGCCGCCGCCAGGGCGGAAGAGCAGCGCCAGGCACAAAATCGCCAGGCCGAGGAGCGGGCGCGTGCCGAAAAGGCGCTCCTGCGTGAAAAGGCCATTGCCCAGTACAAATCCATCATCGAAACCTACCCCGGCAGCAGCGCGGCCGTCACGGCAGCCGCCAAGCTGAAGGGATTGGGGGTTGCGGTCGCCCTGCCCCCCCAGGCCGCTGCGGTTGAGCGCCAGGAAAACGCCCAGGTCCTGAAGTTCGAAGTGGGACAGTACGTCGGCTTCGAGTTCAACCTGCTGGCTCAGCCCAAGGCCTACGAGGTCGCGCACCGGACCAGCATCCCGTTCGAGGTCATCAACCGGGGCAACGGTAGCGATTCCTTTGCGCTGGAATCGGCTTTCCCGGCCGAATTCAAGGCCGAGTTCGCGGCCGCCGGAGCACCTGAAAAGAATATCAGGGAAACGCCGAAGCTGGCTCCGGGCGAGGTGTTCCGGGGGGCGGTGAGCTTCGAGATCCCCGCCGCCAGCATCGATGGCCTGAAGATCACGCATCCCGTCAAGGCCGCCTCCACCCTCATGGCCGAGGCGAGCCAGTCGCGCGAGATCGCCATGACCGCCTCGGCCCCGCTTCTGCGGGCCGTGCTGAAAGCGGATAAAACGCACCTCCTGCCAGGCGGGCAGGTCGCCTACCGGATCGTCGTCCTCAACATCGGCACCATGGCCGCCAAGGATGTCACCCTCAACCTGAATTATCCCCCGCAGCTTGAGCCGCTCGATTATTCCGCCACCGGCTTCAAGCAGGGGATGAAGTCCGTGATGATCACCGACGGGCTGCAGATCAAGTCCGGGGAAAGTCGGGAGTTCAGCGTCGCTTTCCGCCTGAAGGACGATTCCCTGGCCGGCCAGGAGTTGATCACCCGTGCGGAATTGGTGAACAACCCGCTCCAGACCACGGCGGTTTTCGTTTCCAATCTGGCCTCCGTCGATCCGCAGCATGGCGTCAAGGTGCGCACCGCTTCCGAGCGGCTGGTGGTCATCCCGGGCCAGACCACGACGATTCCGTTCGTGGTGGCCAATACCGGCAACGTGGGCGAGAAATACCGCATAGCCTCGAACCTGAAGTCGGCCCCGGACATGGTCATCTACCACGACATCAACCGCGACGGCATCCGCCAGGCGAATGAGCCGGCCATCACCGAGATCGGCCCGCTGGCGCCCAAGGAAGAGGCCGCCATCATTGTGGAGATCAAAACCCCGCGGAGCATCGGCGACGGGACGGAAGACAACGTGCAACTCACCTTCACGCCCGAAGGGGATGCGGCCCGGCCGGCCGTGGCCTCCGCCCACCTGTTCTACTCGCGTCCGGTGCTGAAGCTGGCTATCGCCGCCCGGGACGGCCGGCTCAAGCCGGGCGAGGTGGCGTCCTTCGACTTGGTCATCACCAATGGCGGCTCCAACCTGGCCCGGATCGTGGAACTTCAGAGCGCCTGGCCCGAACAGCTTGAACTGGTCGGCGCCGACCCCGCCAACAGTTCCGTCGCCAACGGGAATATCCTCTGGAAGTTCAAGGAACTGGGCGCCGGAGAGAAGAAGGCCATCAAGGTCTCGTTCAGGGTCAAGCACGGCATCGGGGTCGGTACGAATATCCAGGTCAAGAACATCATGACCTATGAAGATCAACTGGGGAACAGGTACTGA
- a CDS encoding LysM peptidoglycan-binding domain-containing protein — MARRPWGTAVAALILSLAVIPAWGEQQYLYTPKPAGPEEQGQAKDGILVREVPVEKGDTLSGISRRFSGHGSYYPQILLFNDVKNPNLIYAGSTLRVPVSAGQAAETSEAKPAPTAGKKSVRHAGKKASRAVLPPSAAVPAKRRATGKAPAGDQSMELSPSDLKRLDNGAEKKAEARKKAVPETRKRAGEAVRQKAGQPVGGERVTTNAPSVPAATGEDASQKLFSQAVKAYRQDDCRAALELFDRFLTTNPNSPLAADASLYKAECYLKLSN; from the coding sequence ATGGCGCGACGCCCATGGGGAACTGCTGTAGCAGCGCTGATTCTTTCACTTGCCGTCATTCCGGCCTGGGGTGAGCAGCAGTACCTCTACACGCCCAAGCCGGCCGGCCCGGAGGAACAGGGGCAGGCAAAGGACGGTATCCTGGTCCGCGAGGTGCCGGTGGAGAAGGGGGACACGCTCTCCGGCATCTCCCGCAGGTTCAGCGGCCACGGTTCCTACTATCCCCAGATACTGCTCTTCAATGATGTGAAAAACCCGAACCTCATCTACGCCGGCTCGACCCTCAGGGTCCCGGTGAGCGCGGGACAGGCGGCGGAAACTTCCGAGGCAAAACCGGCCCCCACGGCCGGGAAAAAGAGCGTCCGGCATGCCGGGAAAAAGGCTTCCCGCGCGGTTTTGCCCCCGTCCGCCGCGGTGCCGGCCAAGCGCAGGGCCACCGGCAAGGCCCCCGCGGGCGACCAGTCCATGGAGCTGTCCCCCAGCGACTTGAAACGGCTGGACAACGGAGCGGAGAAGAAGGCGGAGGCGCGGAAAAAGGCCGTGCCCGAGACGCGCAAGCGTGCCGGGGAGGCGGTGCGGCAGAAGGCCGGGCAGCCGGTTGGCGGGGAGCGGGTGACCACGAACGCCCCATCTGTTCCGGCGGCCACGGGCGAGGATGCCAGCCAGAAACTCTTTTCCCAGGCGGTCAAGGCCTACCGCCAGGACGACTGCCGCGCGGCTCTGGAACTGTTCGACCGCTTCCTGACGACGAACCCCAACTCCCCCTTGGCTGCCGACGCCAGTCTCTACAAGGCGGAGTGTTATCTGAAGCTCTCCAACTAG
- a CDS encoding FAD-binding oxidoreductase — translation MLDSRILGELAAIVGTDNVLTEKQDMLCYSYDATQMEFLPAAVVHPANAQEVSAVLKLANREGFPVFPRGAGSGFSGGALPKAGGIVLVTTRMNRILRIDTENLIAEVEPGVVTELFQQEVEKLGLFYPPDPASLKFSTLGGNVAENAGGPRAVKYGCTKDFVMGLEVVLPSGAIIRTGGETYKGVVGYDLTKLLCGSEGTLGIITRIIFKLLPYPDAKKTMLTIFDSIDGAAKAVSAIIGGKIIPTTLEFMDYSTLQCVERRFNLGIPAEGRAVLLIEVDGDRDLIEKQAGQIHAIIEPLGLVQFRAAANAAESEQLWKVRRLVSPSLRDINPDKTNEDIVVPRSKVPDVIRRIEAIQRKFDVPIVNFGHAGDGNIHVNVMIDKQIPGMSERAEGAVKEIFQAALDLGGTMSGEHGVGLSKAPYIELELTPDQIGTMKAVKHALDPNNILNPGKMFPGEGESHAAG, via the coding sequence ATGCTCGATTCACGGATTCTCGGCGAACTCGCCGCCATCGTCGGGACTGACAACGTCCTGACCGAAAAACAGGATATGCTCTGCTACTCCTATGATGCCACCCAGATGGAGTTTCTCCCTGCCGCCGTTGTCCACCCCGCGAACGCCCAGGAGGTGTCCGCGGTGCTCAAGCTGGCCAACCGCGAAGGCTTCCCCGTATTCCCCCGCGGCGCCGGCAGCGGTTTTTCGGGCGGCGCGCTTCCCAAGGCGGGCGGCATCGTGCTGGTCACTACCCGCATGAACCGCATCCTGCGCATCGATACGGAGAACCTGATTGCCGAGGTGGAGCCGGGGGTGGTCACGGAGCTGTTCCAGCAGGAGGTGGAAAAGCTGGGCCTGTTCTATCCGCCCGACCCGGCCTCCCTCAAGTTCTCCACCCTGGGGGGGAACGTGGCCGAGAACGCCGGCGGTCCCCGGGCCGTGAAATACGGCTGCACCAAAGATTTCGTCATGGGGCTGGAGGTGGTCCTGCCGAGCGGCGCCATCATCCGTACCGGCGGCGAGACCTACAAGGGGGTGGTGGGCTACGATCTGACCAAGCTCCTGTGCGGCAGCGAAGGGACCCTGGGGATCATCACCCGCATCATCTTCAAGCTGCTCCCCTATCCCGACGCCAAGAAGACGATGCTGACCATCTTCGACTCCATCGACGGGGCGGCCAAGGCGGTTTCGGCCATCATCGGCGGCAAGATCATCCCCACCACGCTGGAGTTCATGGACTACTCCACCCTCCAGTGCGTCGAGCGCCGCTTCAACCTGGGCATTCCCGCCGAGGGGCGCGCCGTGCTCCTGATCGAGGTGGACGGCGACCGTGACCTGATCGAGAAGCAGGCCGGGCAGATCCATGCGATCATCGAGCCGCTGGGGCTGGTCCAGTTCCGCGCCGCCGCCAACGCCGCCGAGTCGGAGCAGCTCTGGAAGGTGCGCCGGCTGGTGTCGCCGTCCCTGCGGGACATCAATCCGGACAAAACCAACGAGGACATCGTGGTGCCCCGCAGCAAGGTGCCGGATGTGATCAGACGGATCGAGGCCATCCAGCGGAAGTTCGACGTGCCCATCGTCAATTTCGGCCATGCCGGCGACGGCAACATCCACGTCAACGTGATGATCGACAAGCAGATCCCCGGCATGTCCGAGCGGGCCGAGGGGGCGGTGAAGGAGATCTTCCAGGCCGCCCTGGACCTGGGGGGGACCATGTCGGGAGAGCATGGCGTGGGGCTTTCCAAGGCACCCTATATCGAGCTGGAACTGACCCCGGACCAGATCGGGACCATGAAGGCCGTCAAGCACGCCCTGGATCCGAACAATATCCTGAATCCGGGCAAGATGTTCCCCGGGGAGGGGGAAAGCCATGCCGCAGGATAG
- a CDS encoding Maf family nucleotide pyrophosphatase gives MNHGTIVLASASPRRTELMALAGIEFTVVAADICEDALPGEKPSEHVIRLSREKADAVARTTAGRFFIGADTVVVLDDTIMGKPADDDDAFRMLTALSGRNHEVITGFTVFDAVSGIHLSRSVHTEVTFRTVGEHEIRNYIASGCPRDKAGAYAIQGGAVHFVRSISGSYTNVVGLPMAELYEVLQTVEALP, from the coding sequence ATGAACCATGGAACTATCGTTTTGGCCTCAGCCTCGCCGCGCCGCACCGAACTGATGGCCCTGGCAGGCATCGAATTCACGGTGGTTGCGGCGGATATCTGCGAAGATGCCCTGCCCGGCGAGAAGCCGTCCGAGCATGTCATCCGCCTGTCGCGGGAGAAGGCCGACGCCGTGGCGCGGACAACGGCCGGCCGCTTCTTCATCGGTGCCGACACCGTGGTGGTCCTGGACGACACCATCATGGGGAAGCCCGCCGATGACGATGATGCCTTCCGCATGCTGACCGCCCTGTCCGGCAGGAACCACGAGGTCATCACCGGCTTTACGGTCTTCGACGCGGTGAGCGGCATCCATCTCAGCCGGAGCGTGCATACGGAGGTCACCTTCCGCACCGTGGGCGAACACGAGATCCGGAACTACATCGCCAGCGGCTGCCCCAGGGACAAGGCCGGGGCCTACGCCATCCAGGGGGGCGCCGTCCATTTCGTCCGCTCCATCTCCGGTTCGTACACCAATGTGGTCGGACTGCCCATGGCGGAGCTGTACGAGGTGTTGCAGACGGTGGAGGCGCTTCCCTGA
- a CDS encoding YggS family pyridoxal phosphate-dependent enzyme — translation MSIAQRLEQIRSRIAAAAARAGRDPRTVRLVAVSKVRPPEDLVAAYRAGQVVFGENYVQELTAKAAEITEPLEWHFIGHLQSNKVKYLAGLVTLIHSVDRLSLAEEISRQWGRLGRSCDILVQVNIAGEATKSGTTEAGALSLVRAIAQLPNVRVRGLMTMPPFFDDPEGARPYFAELKRLSELIAAAAIPEVEMAELSMGMSGDFEAAIREGATLVRVGTAIFGER, via the coding sequence ATGTCGATTGCACAACGCCTCGAACAGATCCGGTCGCGGATCGCCGCGGCGGCCGCCAGGGCCGGTCGTGATCCACGCACGGTGCGCCTGGTGGCGGTCTCCAAGGTCCGCCCCCCGGAGGATCTGGTGGCGGCCTACCGGGCGGGACAGGTCGTCTTCGGCGAGAACTACGTCCAGGAGCTGACGGCCAAGGCGGCCGAAATAACCGAGCCGTTGGAATGGCACTTCATCGGCCACCTCCAGAGCAACAAGGTCAAATACCTGGCCGGGCTGGTGACGCTCATCCACTCGGTGGACCGCCTCTCCCTGGCCGAGGAGATCAGCCGCCAGTGGGGGAGGCTGGGCCGCTCGTGCGACATCCTGGTGCAGGTGAACATCGCCGGCGAGGCCACGAAGTCCGGCACGACCGAGGCCGGGGCGCTCAGCCTGGTGCGCGCCATTGCCCAACTCCCCAACGTCAGGGTACGCGGCTTGATGACCATGCCCCCTTTTTTCGACGACCCCGAGGGGGCCCGCCCCTATTTCGCCGAACTGAAACGGCTGTCGGAGCTGATCGCCGCCGCAGCCATACCGGAGGTGGAGATGGCGGAGCTTTCCATGGGCATGTCCGGCGACTTCGAGGCCGCCATCCGGGAGGGGGCGACCCTGGTGCGGGTCGGCACCGCCATCTTCGGTGAACGCTGA
- a CDS encoding CHASE2 domain-containing protein, whose product MSAPAPRTVSTKALRIILLSLASLLLGAVTLTPFFSSFELKSYDLLSRLLNRDRGSSDIVIVQVDQPSLDALAAEGVTWPWPRQVYAPVFERLAQADAVFVDILFTEPSSYGEEDDRILAAAVARAGNVVLPVFATANQRENDAAGQQFLDRMAVRGVPAPAPALPSAITPIAPLARGAHGGGNVMIKPDRDGVYRRLPLLFQAAGRTLPHLVLGHLLERRVIAVRDGRLARGTEPLPLAGGALLPRFPRGAQPYQVVSIRELIRDDGRTPYPAPWFKGKKVFLGLTAAGLYDLKPTAVSAVTSGVQVHAATLDALLHGTFLKRVPDALAIVFMAAIAVTACAFILTHTSIAANLALLAGLLLASLGVPALSFSLGWYLPLIPPLAALAVAFAAASTYSYATEGRERRFVRRAFSQYMDETVVAHLLKHPDLIKPGGQRRRVTVFFADIAGFTTIAEQFPPEETALMLHDVLNAVSEEVIGHQGVIDKYIGDCVMAFWGAPLARPDAGSNACRAALAALAALERVNADFKARGLGTISLRIGLHTGDAIVGNLGSDRLFDYTVVGDTVNLASRLESANKFFATRIMVSDATLQEAGDGFLVRELGLIAVKGKELPVRIHELLAERAGAPPELAAWAALYGRGGDAFHRREWQAAEALFDEALSQRPQDGPALFYRDWCRRCRETPPLTDDWNVIHMKEK is encoded by the coding sequence ATGTCCGCCCCGGCGCCCCGAACCGTCTCGACGAAAGCCCTGCGGATCATCCTTTTGTCGTTGGCGTCGCTCCTCCTCGGCGCTGTTACCCTTACCCCGTTTTTTTCCTCCTTTGAACTGAAATCCTACGACCTGCTGTCGCGCCTGCTCAACCGGGACCGGGGGAGCTCGGATATCGTCATCGTCCAGGTGGATCAGCCGAGCCTGGACGCCCTGGCCGCCGAGGGGGTTACCTGGCCCTGGCCGCGCCAGGTCTATGCCCCGGTCTTTGAACGGCTTGCCCAGGCCGACGCGGTCTTCGTGGATATCCTGTTCACCGAGCCCTCCTCCTACGGCGAAGAGGACGACCGGATTCTGGCCGCCGCCGTGGCCAGGGCCGGCAACGTCGTTCTGCCGGTCTTCGCCACCGCCAACCAGCGGGAAAACGACGCCGCGGGGCAGCAGTTCCTCGACCGCATGGCCGTCAGGGGGGTGCCCGCCCCCGCCCCGGCCCTGCCGTCGGCCATCACTCCCATCGCGCCCCTGGCCCGTGGCGCCCACGGCGGCGGCAACGTCATGATCAAGCCGGACCGGGACGGCGTCTACCGCCGCCTGCCGCTCCTGTTCCAGGCCGCCGGCCGCACCCTGCCGCACCTCGTGCTGGGACATCTCCTGGAACGCCGGGTCATTGCCGTACGCGACGGCCGCCTGGCGCGCGGCACCGAGCCGCTCCCCCTGGCCGGCGGCGCCCTGCTGCCCCGTTTCCCCCGCGGCGCGCAGCCGTACCAGGTCGTATCGATCCGGGAGCTGATTCGCGACGATGGCCGAACCCCCTATCCGGCTCCCTGGTTCAAGGGGAAAAAGGTCTTTCTCGGGCTGACCGCCGCCGGCCTCTATGACTTGAAGCCCACGGCCGTATCGGCGGTGACCTCCGGCGTGCAGGTCCACGCCGCCACTCTGGACGCCCTGCTGCACGGCACGTTTCTCAAACGGGTGCCGGACGCCCTCGCCATCGTTTTCATGGCCGCCATCGCCGTGACCGCCTGCGCCTTTATTCTGACCCACACCTCCATCGCCGCGAACCTGGCGCTCTTGGCCGGCCTGCTGCTGGCCTCCCTGGGGGTGCCGGCGCTTTCCTTCAGTCTGGGGTGGTATCTGCCGCTCATCCCCCCCTTGGCCGCCCTGGCGGTCGCCTTTGCCGCCGCCTCCACCTACAGTTATGCCACCGAGGGGCGGGAACGCCGCTTCGTGCGGCGCGCCTTCTCCCAGTACATGGACGAGACCGTCGTGGCCCACCTGCTGAAGCACCCCGACCTGATCAAGCCGGGGGGGCAGCGCCGGCGGGTGACGGTCTTCTTTGCCGACATCGCCGGCTTTACCACCATCGCCGAACAGTTTCCACCGGAGGAAACGGCCCTCATGCTCCATGACGTGCTGAACGCGGTGAGCGAAGAGGTCATCGGCCACCAGGGGGTGATCGACAAGTACATCGGCGACTGCGTGATGGCCTTCTGGGGAGCCCCACTGGCCCGGCCGGATGCGGGAAGCAACGCCTGCCGCGCGGCCCTGGCCGCCCTGGCCGCATTGGAACGGGTCAACGCCGATTTCAAGGCCCGCGGCCTGGGGACGATCTCCCTGCGCATCGGACTCCATACGGGGGACGCCATCGTGGGCAACCTGGGGAGCGACCGGCTCTTCGACTATACCGTGGTGGGGGACACGGTCAACCTGGCTTCCCGGCTGGAATCGGCCAACAAGTTCTTTGCCACGCGCATCATGGTCAGCGATGCGACGCTGCAGGAGGCCGGCGACGGCTTCCTGGTCCGGGAGTTGGGGCTGATCGCCGTCAAGGGGAAAGAGTTGCCGGTGCGCATCCATGAACTGCTGGCGGAGCGTGCCGGCGCACCGCCGGAACTGGCGGCGTGGGCCGCCCTGTACGGCCGGGGGGGCGATGCCTTTCACCGCCGGGAGTGGCAGGCTGCCGAGGCGCTCTTCGACGAAGCCCTCAGCCAGCGGCCCCAGGACGGCCCGGCCCTCTTTTACCGGGACTGGTGCC